The following proteins are encoded in a genomic region of Sorangiineae bacterium MSr12523:
- the carA gene encoding glutamine-hydrolyzing carbamoyl-phosphate synthase small subunit gives MSTERAYLALADGTVFPGRPFGARDLTTGEAVFTTTMTGYQEVLTDPSYAGQIVVMTASEIGNVGVNAEDSESVDGRVHVAGFVVRDLSPLASNWRSEESLDAYLARHGKVGIEGVDTRKLTRHLRDHGAQNAAIGTEAPEVLVRRAREAVDMNGLDLVDVVSPREPYRWTEGRGGWKVPDPVTGVVASHEPKHHIVAIDYGIKKNILRCLVDSGCKVTAVPARMPASEILALKPDGVFLSNGPGDPAAVQYGIATVRDLVGKVPIFGICLGHQLLASALGGKTYKLKFGHRGANQPVKDLTTGRIEITTQNHGFCVDLDSLPARAQRTHVHLNDGTSEGIAVPELRAFSVQFHPEAAAGPHDSLYLFERFTQMMG, from the coding sequence ATGAGCACGGAGCGCGCCTACCTCGCTCTAGCCGATGGAACCGTCTTTCCCGGGCGCCCCTTCGGTGCGCGCGACCTGACCACCGGCGAAGCCGTCTTCACCACCACGATGACCGGCTACCAGGAGGTGCTCACCGACCCGTCGTACGCCGGGCAGATCGTGGTGATGACCGCCTCGGAAATCGGCAACGTCGGCGTCAACGCGGAGGACAGCGAGTCGGTCGACGGCCGCGTGCACGTCGCGGGCTTCGTCGTGCGCGACCTGAGTCCCCTCGCCTCCAACTGGCGCTCCGAGGAGTCGCTCGACGCGTACCTCGCACGGCACGGCAAGGTGGGCATCGAGGGCGTCGACACGCGCAAGCTCACGCGCCACCTGCGCGACCACGGCGCGCAAAACGCCGCCATCGGCACCGAGGCTCCCGAGGTTCTCGTGCGGCGGGCCCGCGAGGCCGTCGACATGAACGGCCTCGACCTCGTCGACGTCGTCTCCCCGCGCGAGCCGTACCGCTGGACCGAAGGCCGCGGCGGCTGGAAGGTGCCCGATCCGGTCACGGGCGTCGTCGCCTCGCACGAGCCGAAGCACCACATCGTGGCCATCGACTACGGCATCAAGAAGAACATCCTGCGCTGCCTCGTCGACTCGGGCTGCAAGGTCACCGCCGTCCCCGCGCGCATGCCCGCGTCGGAGATTCTCGCGCTCAAGCCCGATGGCGTCTTCCTCTCCAATGGCCCCGGCGATCCCGCGGCCGTTCAATACGGCATCGCCACGGTGCGCGACTTGGTCGGCAAGGTTCCCATCTTCGGCATCTGCCTCGGGCACCAGCTCCTCGCCAGCGCGCTGGGCGGCAAGACGTACAAGCTCAAATTCGGCCACCGCGGGGCCAACCAGCCGGTGAAGGATCTCACCACCGGCCGCATCGAGATCACCACGCAAAACCACGGCTTCTGCGTCGACCTCGACTCGCTCCCCGCCCGCGCCCAGCGCACGCACGTGCACCTCAACGACGGCACCAGCGAGGGCATCGCGGTCCCCGAATTGCGCGCCTTCAGCGTCCAATTCCACCCCGAGGCGGCCGCCGGACCGCACGATTCTCTGTATTTGTTCGAGCGATTCACCCAGATGATGGGTTAA
- a CDS encoding dihydroorotase, whose amino-acid sequence MERLIVFRHVRAIDPSSSLDAIIDVVIENDRIVRLGPNVGAEAAKADWAQVIAPPPGAWLLPGLVDLHAHLREPGQESKEDIRSGLGAAAAGGFTDVCAMPNTVPVNDSRMVTEAMLSRAHEVGGPRLHPIGAITMGQRGEALTEMGDLREAGAVAVSDDGRCVTSSSVMRRALEYASVFDMPVIQHAEDHALTEGSQMHEGSVSTKLGLRGWPRVAEDIIVARDLMLAEYTGARYHVAHASTEGTVRLLREAKSRGLRVSAEVTPHHLLLTHEAVGLYDTACKVNPPLREEQDVQALREGLADGTIDAVATDHAPHGILDKHCEFAEAKPGMIGLELCLPLLLGLVEQGALPLNRLVESLTHAPSSIARLPDKRIREGARADLVLVDPEERWTIEASRLRSKSKNTPFLGRNVKGRVKMTLVAGNIVFNGGS is encoded by the coding sequence GTGGAACGCCTCATCGTCTTTCGTCATGTGCGCGCCATCGATCCCTCGTCGTCTCTCGATGCGATCATCGACGTCGTCATCGAGAACGACCGCATCGTTCGCCTCGGCCCGAACGTCGGCGCCGAGGCAGCCAAGGCCGATTGGGCCCAGGTCATCGCCCCGCCGCCCGGCGCGTGGCTCCTGCCCGGCCTGGTCGACCTGCACGCGCACCTGCGCGAGCCCGGCCAGGAATCCAAGGAGGACATCCGCAGCGGCCTCGGTGCCGCCGCCGCCGGTGGCTTCACCGACGTCTGCGCGATGCCGAACACCGTGCCGGTGAACGATAGCCGCATGGTCACCGAGGCGATGCTCTCGCGCGCCCACGAGGTCGGCGGCCCGCGCCTGCACCCCATCGGCGCCATCACCATGGGCCAGCGCGGCGAAGCGCTCACGGAAATGGGCGATCTGCGCGAGGCCGGCGCGGTGGCGGTCTCCGATGACGGCCGCTGCGTCACCAGCAGCTCGGTCATGCGCCGCGCGCTCGAATACGCCAGCGTGTTCGACATGCCGGTCATTCAGCACGCCGAAGATCACGCCCTCACCGAGGGCTCGCAGATGCACGAAGGCTCCGTGTCGACGAAGCTCGGGCTGCGCGGTTGGCCGCGCGTCGCCGAGGACATCATCGTGGCGCGCGACCTGATGCTTGCAGAGTACACGGGTGCCCGCTACCACGTGGCCCACGCCTCCACCGAGGGCACCGTTCGCTTGCTGCGCGAGGCCAAGTCGCGCGGCCTGCGGGTCAGCGCCGAGGTGACGCCGCACCATCTGCTCCTCACGCACGAGGCCGTGGGCCTCTACGACACGGCCTGCAAGGTCAATCCGCCGCTGCGCGAAGAGCAGGACGTGCAGGCCCTGCGCGAAGGCCTGGCCGATGGCACCATCGACGCCGTCGCCACGGACCATGCGCCGCATGGCATCCTCGACAAGCATTGCGAGTTCGCCGAGGCCAAGCCCGGCATGATCGGCCTCGAGCTCTGTCTACCCCTCTTGCTCGGCCTGGTCGAGCAGGGTGCTCTGCCGCTGAATCGCCTCGTGGAGTCGCTGACGCATGCGCCCTCGAGCATCGCCCGCCTGCCGGACAAGCGCATTCGCGAGGGCGCCCGCGCCGATCTGGTCCTCGTGGATCCCGAAGAGCGCTGGACGATCGAAGCATCGCGTCTACGCTCCAAGTCGAAGAACACCCCATTTTTGGGCAGAAACGTCAAAGGACGCGTGAAAATGACCTTGGTGGCTGGAAACATCGTCTTCAACGGGGGATCGTGA
- a CDS encoding TetR/AcrR family transcriptional regulator, whose protein sequence is MSARSSYKKSEASRRSVVEAAVRALANQGFARTSVSDIADSAGMSKGVVHYHFANKDDLITRVLEHCSEIVRSRIRVAWDLGGAPTERIRRLLREAWAIRREGGPEIRVMMDLMTQAVHDTHLRGAVRKMIQATREQVIAEFMLSFQTLGLRPKVSPTVVTRMLMASLDGLCMHQLFDPQDPTEEEETLRALEIVAFSLFEL, encoded by the coding sequence ATGAGCGCGCGCTCGTCGTACAAAAAGAGCGAGGCCAGTCGGCGTTCCGTCGTCGAGGCGGCGGTGCGTGCCTTGGCCAACCAGGGATTTGCGCGCACGAGCGTGAGCGACATCGCCGACTCCGCGGGCATGAGCAAAGGGGTGGTGCATTACCACTTTGCGAACAAGGACGATCTCATCACGCGGGTGCTCGAGCACTGTTCCGAGATCGTGCGCTCACGCATCCGCGTCGCCTGGGATCTGGGCGGCGCCCCAACGGAACGCATCCGCCGATTGCTTCGCGAAGCATGGGCCATCCGCCGCGAAGGCGGCCCCGAGATCCGCGTGATGATGGACCTGATGACCCAGGCCGTCCACGACACACACCTGCGCGGTGCCGTCCGAAAAATGATCCAAGCAACGCGCGAGCAAGTCATCGCGGAGTTCATGCTCAGCTTCCAAACTTTGGGCCTCCGGCCAAAAGTCTCCCCCACGGTGGTCACTCGAATGCTCATGGCATCCCTGGATGGGCTCTGCATGCATCAGCTATTCGATCCGCAAGATCCCACCGAGGAAGAGGAGACGTTGCGCGCGCTGGAGATCGTGGCGTTCTCCTTGTTCGAGCTGTGA
- a CDS encoding protein kinase → MEERTETFQGPNGPRSEDGAGVPSSMPEPGRTLGPYELVSFLGAGGMAEVWVAVRRGGFGFRQVFAIKMIRPEYAKDAAFRAMFLNEARLASHVRHTNVLPVLDLGEEGETVYQAMPLVEGESVAALVKRLAARTREPLPLGAALRICIDVARGLHAAHEARDEAGHRLELVHRDVSPHNILVGVDGVAKVADFGIAKAFGLAHAGHGEADAIIGKRAYRAPERGMLDRRADIFSLGVVLWELVTGERLFQGIEASAFFSKTPQVPDVRAHRPNISAAIAETVARALAADVSARYPSAEHFADAMERAARADEIDLSSKVVGSLVIPAADADETHAPTTSSLPRPSSRRTWPAFALGGALAVAASLFALAPHPQMPATVASPAPVVDSPAPVSVAGEIATADAAPPLPPASAKPTAKPSATPRRTRAPAPKFSSNPYAH, encoded by the coding sequence GTGGAGGAGCGCACGGAGACCTTTCAGGGGCCCAACGGTCCCCGGAGCGAAGATGGCGCAGGTGTCCCGAGCAGCATGCCCGAGCCAGGGCGCACCTTGGGGCCTTACGAGCTCGTGTCCTTCCTCGGTGCGGGCGGCATGGCCGAAGTTTGGGTCGCCGTGCGGCGCGGTGGCTTTGGCTTTCGCCAGGTGTTCGCCATCAAGATGATCCGCCCCGAGTACGCGAAAGATGCCGCGTTTCGGGCCATGTTCCTCAACGAGGCGCGCCTCGCGTCGCACGTGCGGCACACCAACGTGCTGCCGGTGCTCGACCTCGGCGAAGAGGGCGAAACGGTTTACCAAGCGATGCCCCTCGTCGAGGGCGAGTCGGTGGCTGCGCTCGTGAAGCGCCTCGCAGCGCGCACGCGGGAGCCGCTGCCGCTGGGTGCGGCGCTGCGCATTTGCATCGACGTGGCGCGCGGACTTCATGCTGCGCACGAGGCCAGGGACGAGGCGGGGCATCGACTCGAGCTCGTGCACCGGGACGTGTCGCCGCACAACATTCTCGTCGGCGTCGATGGCGTGGCCAAGGTGGCGGACTTCGGGATCGCGAAGGCCTTTGGCCTCGCGCATGCGGGCCACGGTGAGGCGGATGCCATCATCGGCAAGCGCGCGTACCGCGCACCGGAGCGAGGGATGCTCGATCGGCGTGCGGACATTTTTTCCCTGGGCGTGGTGCTCTGGGAACTGGTCACCGGCGAGCGGCTTTTTCAGGGCATCGAGGCATCGGCGTTCTTCTCGAAAACGCCGCAGGTTCCCGACGTGCGCGCGCACCGTCCGAACATTTCCGCAGCGATCGCAGAGACCGTGGCCCGGGCGCTCGCGGCGGACGTCAGCGCGCGATACCCTTCCGCGGAACACTTCGCCGACGCGATGGAGCGCGCCGCGCGGGCCGACGAGATCGATCTCTCGTCGAAGGTCGTCGGCAGCCTGGTGATACCGGCGGCGGATGCCGACGAGACGCATGCACCGACGACGTCGAGCCTTCCGCGGCCCTCGTCGCGTCGAACCTGGCCCGCGTTTGCGCTGGGTGGTGCGCTGGCCGTGGCGGCATCGCTGTTCGCGCTGGCGCCGCACCCGCAGATGCCCGCGACCGTCGCGTCTCCCGCGCCTGTCGTGGACTCACCAGCACCGGTCTCCGTCGCAGGCGAGATTGCGACCGCCGATGCCGCACCCCCGTTGCCGCCTGCTTCTGCAAAACCGACTGCAAAGCCGTCGGCCACGCCGCGGCGAACGCGGGCCCCGGCGCCGAAGTTCTCTAGCAACCCCTATGCGCACTGA
- a CDS encoding sigma 54-interacting transcriptional regulator, producing the protein MSSSSSETAALRSTGSSVRVRAAWLEVVAGPDAGRRARVDRPVFVVGKGEGCDLRLRDTTVSREHLRLGLSPLGVVVTDGGSKNGTFCGALRITQVTLSADATLVLGATTLAVRLDTGETELELSDKERFGEAFGVSPAMRNVFALLERAASSEAPILLEGESGVGKEVLVRAVHAHSTRSEGPFVAIDCGAIPAQLIESELFGHERGAFTGAERPREGVFQQAHGGTLFLDEIGELSLDLQPKLLRALEMGEVRPIGGRPRAVDVRVLAATNRRLGEAVHRGEFRIDLFYRLAVLRVVVPPLRDRREDIVPLALSFLRRTTRDAQAELPPDFAALLSSYAWPGNVRELRNVIDRYALFGAANPRRLFDPEPALASTPDAELFDVPFHEAKQTLVERFERAYLTHALKASGGVVTKAVERTGIARPTMYRMLNRLGLGKTSDDEG; encoded by the coding sequence ATGAGTTCTTCCTCCTCCGAAACCGCAGCACTCCGTTCCACGGGCTCCTCCGTGCGGGTGCGGGCCGCCTGGCTCGAGGTGGTGGCCGGCCCCGATGCCGGAAGGCGCGCCCGCGTCGACCGGCCCGTGTTCGTCGTGGGCAAGGGCGAAGGCTGCGATCTTCGGCTGCGCGACACCACCGTATCGCGCGAGCATCTGCGCCTCGGTCTTTCGCCCCTCGGTGTGGTCGTTACGGATGGCGGCAGCAAAAACGGAACCTTCTGCGGTGCCCTGCGCATCACGCAGGTCACCCTTTCCGCCGATGCGACGTTGGTCCTCGGGGCGACCACCCTCGCCGTGCGCCTCGACACCGGCGAAACCGAGCTCGAACTCAGCGACAAAGAGCGATTCGGCGAAGCCTTCGGCGTCTCACCCGCCATGCGCAACGTGTTTGCACTGCTCGAGCGCGCCGCATCTTCCGAGGCGCCCATTCTCCTCGAGGGCGAGAGCGGCGTCGGCAAAGAGGTGCTCGTGCGTGCCGTTCACGCGCACTCGACGAGGAGCGAGGGCCCCTTCGTCGCCATCGACTGCGGAGCCATCCCGGCGCAACTCATCGAGAGTGAGCTCTTTGGCCACGAGCGCGGCGCCTTCACCGGTGCCGAACGCCCGCGCGAGGGCGTCTTTCAGCAGGCCCATGGCGGCACGCTCTTTCTCGACGAAATCGGCGAGCTCTCCCTCGATTTGCAGCCGAAGTTGCTTCGCGCGCTGGAAATGGGCGAGGTGCGGCCCATCGGCGGGCGCCCGCGCGCCGTCGATGTGCGCGTGCTCGCGGCCACCAACCGGCGCCTTGGCGAGGCGGTGCATCGAGGCGAGTTCCGCATCGATCTGTTCTACCGCCTCGCCGTTCTGCGCGTCGTCGTCCCGCCGCTTCGCGATCGGCGCGAGGACATCGTTCCCCTCGCCCTCTCCTTCCTGCGCCGCACCACGCGCGATGCCCAGGCCGAGCTGCCGCCGGATTTCGCCGCCCTGCTGTCCTCCTACGCGTGGCCCGGCAACGTGCGCGAGCTGCGCAACGTCATCGATCGCTACGCGCTCTTCGGCGCCGCCAACCCGCGGCGGCTCTTCGATCCGGAGCCCGCGCTGGCGAGCACACCGGACGCGGAGCTCTTCGACGTTCCCTTCCACGAGGCGAAGCAGACCTTGGTCGAACGCTTCGAGCGCGCGTACCTCACGCACGCACTCAAGGCCAGCGGCGGCGTGGTCACCAAGGCCGTCGAGCGCACCGGCATCGCGCGGCCGACCATGTACCGCATGCTGAACCGCCTCGGTCTCGGGAAGACGTCCGACGACGAGGGTTGA
- a CDS encoding thiamine pyrophosphate-binding protein: protein MELADALVEGLLALDVRHVFGVSGANIEHLHDAIHRLGRGRLTSVLAKREDGAACMADYFGRVSRRLGVCCATSGGGMMNLVAGVAEAYQSSVPLLAIVGQPPKRLEGRGAFQDSSGIGRTVDAVRMFSALTKFTRRVDDPMRFWENFEDAVVAALEGRPGPSALLFPRSIFVAQVPDRVAEFVASVNARVHPREARLDELRDALELVRQAQAPVMLVGQGAQRTRNRQALFEFARAIDIPVATTMGARGEFPNDHPNYLGVVGMAGHPSVHDFIRDRCDLLLLAGCSLDVMTRGPFLPENEGNRPQSPPRSTLRSPRDELSSLVGKQMVAISADLGELRRSLSEPLTCAIEADLGATFERLHQLLNMAPFKVPSLGCYVQESFVSVPAPSPASVPAPPASGVRENPLLQSLALESLSQYLPEKGAILYDAGNCAAAALHMLSVPPGVTSVIALGMGAMGYGIAGAVGAQLGSPPGSRTMVFAGDGAFLTLGQEIHTAVDLALPILFVIFNNAMHGMCVTRQNRYFESRYEAVSYSRVDIAEVSRGFGSEERLWVGKAHTLDELEALMNDFMRNPMRTGVLELVLTVEEIPPFIPCMPANSETRPTRESFERLKPVAADASSESPAIPDETAAELSRCG, encoded by the coding sequence GTGGAATTGGCCGACGCGCTCGTCGAAGGGCTACTTGCGCTCGATGTCCGGCATGTTTTCGGGGTGAGCGGTGCGAACATCGAGCATCTGCACGATGCTATCCATCGTCTCGGACGAGGGCGGCTCACGTCCGTTCTCGCCAAGCGCGAGGATGGTGCAGCCTGCATGGCCGATTATTTCGGGCGCGTAAGTCGCAGGCTCGGCGTGTGTTGCGCGACCTCGGGCGGCGGGATGATGAACCTGGTGGCCGGTGTCGCGGAGGCGTATCAGTCCTCCGTCCCGCTCCTGGCCATCGTGGGGCAGCCTCCGAAGCGACTCGAGGGGCGAGGCGCGTTCCAGGATTCCTCGGGCATTGGGCGCACGGTCGATGCGGTCCGCATGTTCTCGGCGCTGACCAAGTTTACTCGGCGGGTCGATGACCCAATGCGGTTCTGGGAAAACTTCGAAGATGCGGTCGTGGCCGCGCTCGAAGGCCGTCCGGGACCGTCCGCGTTGCTCTTTCCACGCTCGATTTTCGTCGCCCAGGTTCCCGACCGTGTGGCGGAGTTCGTCGCTTCGGTGAACGCCCGTGTTCATCCGCGGGAGGCACGGCTCGACGAACTGCGCGATGCTCTCGAGTTGGTGCGGCAGGCGCAGGCGCCCGTGATGCTCGTGGGCCAGGGTGCCCAGCGGACGCGGAATCGGCAGGCGCTGTTCGAGTTTGCGCGGGCCATCGACATTCCCGTTGCCACCACCATGGGCGCGCGGGGCGAGTTCCCGAATGACCATCCCAATTACCTCGGGGTGGTCGGCATGGCCGGACATCCGTCCGTCCATGACTTCATTCGCGACCGGTGCGACCTTCTCCTTCTCGCCGGGTGCTCGCTCGATGTCATGACCCGAGGGCCGTTCCTGCCGGAGAACGAAGGGAACCGTCCGCAGAGTCCTCCTCGATCGACCTTGCGGTCGCCGCGCGACGAGCTTTCGTCGCTGGTCGGCAAGCAGATGGTCGCCATTTCGGCGGATTTGGGAGAGCTGCGCCGGTCGCTTTCGGAGCCTCTCACGTGCGCCATCGAGGCGGACCTGGGGGCGACGTTCGAGCGGCTGCACCAGCTTCTGAACATGGCGCCCTTCAAGGTGCCGAGCCTCGGTTGCTATGTGCAGGAGTCGTTCGTCTCGGTGCCGGCGCCGTCGCCGGCGTCGGTGCCCGCGCCCCCGGCGTCGGGCGTGCGGGAGAATCCTCTGCTGCAGAGTCTCGCGCTCGAGAGTCTGTCGCAGTACCTGCCCGAGAAGGGCGCCATCCTCTACGACGCGGGGAACTGCGCGGCGGCGGCGTTGCACATGCTGTCCGTGCCCCCGGGGGTGACCTCGGTCATTGCGCTGGGCATGGGCGCGATGGGATATGGCATTGCGGGTGCCGTCGGGGCGCAGCTTGGCTCGCCTCCGGGGAGCCGCACCATGGTCTTTGCCGGCGATGGAGCCTTCCTCACCTTGGGGCAGGAGATCCACACGGCGGTCGACCTCGCGCTGCCGATCCTCTTCGTCATCTTCAACAACGCGATGCACGGCATGTGCGTGACGCGGCAGAATCGCTACTTCGAATCGCGCTACGAGGCCGTGTCGTATTCGCGCGTGGACATCGCGGAGGTGTCGCGCGGATTTGGCTCGGAGGAGCGGCTCTGGGTCGGCAAGGCGCACACCTTGGACGAGCTCGAGGCGCTCATGAACGACTTCATGCGCAATCCCATGCGAACCGGCGTCCTCGAGCTGGTGCTCACGGTGGAGGAGATCCCTCCGTTCATTCCATGCATGCCCGCCAACTCGGAAACGCGGCCCACGCGCGAAAGCTTCGAGCGGCTCAAGCCGGTCGCCGCCGATGCGTCGTCGGAGTCGCCGGCGATCCCGGACGAAACGGCGGCCGAACTAAGCCGCTGCGGGTAA
- a CDS encoding endo alpha-1,4 polygalactosaminidase, with amino-acid sequence MTDSSFSMRCCATFSRVCLVCLGVAACSDGAANAGHGANGEVTDDDIRRPRDAGAPDARPTDGGSTPATWWQPRSDKPIHWHWQLSDTFVYPRDMLANVTVYDIDGELTPASTVASLHAANPNNKAICYFDAGVWEDFRSDAKDFPKSVIGNPDEGWDGHYWLDIRQMDILLPIMKKRMINWCKNKGFDAVEPDETEVWSNNPGFPITKRDNAAYHKALADMAHSLGLSIGLKGNNTEAVELEPLYDWALTEECWEFDECRFFKDSFAAKGKAVFNVEYKKAPNCTSANSWRINSSQRDLQVTGPKNAKYVYRPCVPDSRNTW; translated from the coding sequence ATGACCGACTCTTCGTTTTCGATGCGGTGCTGTGCGACGTTCTCGCGGGTTTGCCTCGTTTGCCTTGGCGTTGCCGCGTGCTCGGATGGCGCTGCGAATGCGGGCCATGGCGCGAATGGTGAGGTGACGGACGACGACATTCGCCGGCCCCGCGATGCGGGTGCCCCGGATGCGCGCCCGACCGACGGCGGCTCCACGCCTGCAACGTGGTGGCAGCCGCGCAGCGACAAGCCGATTCACTGGCACTGGCAGCTGTCCGACACCTTCGTCTACCCGCGCGACATGTTGGCCAATGTCACCGTGTACGACATCGACGGAGAGCTGACGCCTGCATCCACGGTGGCCAGCCTTCATGCGGCGAATCCGAACAACAAAGCGATTTGCTACTTCGATGCCGGCGTGTGGGAAGATTTCCGTTCCGATGCGAAGGACTTCCCGAAATCCGTCATTGGGAATCCCGACGAAGGATGGGACGGGCATTATTGGCTGGATATTCGTCAGATGGATATCCTCTTGCCGATCATGAAAAAGCGCATGATCAACTGGTGCAAGAACAAGGGATTCGACGCCGTCGAGCCGGATGAAACCGAGGTGTGGAGCAACAACCCGGGCTTTCCGATCACCAAACGAGACAATGCGGCCTACCACAAGGCGCTTGCCGACATGGCGCATTCGCTCGGGCTGTCCATTGGTCTGAAAGGGAACAACACGGAAGCCGTCGAGCTCGAGCCCTTGTACGACTGGGCTCTCACCGAGGAATGCTGGGAATTCGATGAATGCCGCTTCTTCAAGGATAGCTTCGCCGCGAAGGGCAAAGCCGTCTTCAACGTGGAATACAAGAAGGCGCCCAACTGCACGAGCGCGAACTCGTGGAGAATCAATTCGTCGCAGCGCGATCTTCAAGTCACTGGGCCGAAGAACGCGAAATACGTGTACAGGCCCTGCGTTCCCGACAGCCGCAACACGTGGTGA
- a CDS encoding RNA-binding protein — protein MSNRLYVGNLSFHSTEQSVRDVFAESGTVTDVHIVTDRETGRSRGFAFVTMSSPQEAQKAIGSLNGALVDGRPLRVNEAEERAPRGGGGGGGGGGRGFDGPRRGGGGGGGGDRRNRW, from the coding sequence ATGAGCAATCGACTTTACGTGGGCAACCTTTCCTTCCACTCCACGGAGCAATCGGTGCGCGATGTGTTCGCCGAAAGCGGCACCGTGACCGACGTGCACATCGTGACCGACCGCGAAACGGGCCGCTCCCGCGGGTTCGCTTTCGTCACCATGAGTTCACCGCAGGAAGCACAAAAAGCCATCGGCAGCCTCAACGGAGCCTTGGTCGACGGCCGCCCGCTCCGCGTCAATGAGGCGGAAGAGCGCGCGCCGCGAGGCGGCGGCGGTGGCGGTGGGGGCGGCGGTCGCGGCTTCGACGGCCCGCGCCGCGGCGGCGGTGGAGGCGGCGGCGGAGATCGCCGGAACCGCTGGTGA
- a CDS encoding M14 family metallopeptidase, translated as MDDNPLQILDSLYRGFRESYLRYTFLTAQVHAWAFRFPELVRVQSIGKSLEGRDLWLLIIGPDPDRVRPAVWVDGNMHAGEVCGSSVALAIAEDVIRMHLTPPDQRDPHGLPPHLRAIATDVLFYVLPRMSPDGAEAVLTEGRYVRSNPRNRRPERHQIPHWVYRDLDGDGLTLAMRQRDETGEFVESKDFPGLMLPRQLEDEGPFYKMYPEGIIEPFDGVTIPDPGYLTDTDTDLNRNFPWSWVPDAEQAGAGAFPTSEPESRAIVAFASEHPEIFAWLNLHTFGGAFLRPLGTAPDKKMNPSDLAVYQQIGAWCEKFTGYPMVSVFEEFLYSPDTVLHGDLAAFGYHQRGAIAYVCELWDFFAQVGLERKRPFILRYSQISREEFVQIARWDREHNQSRILRPWRTFQHPQLGEVEIGGRDPRVGIQNPPYERLAEICTNQAAALFRVAALAPRIVLGEPQITRLGEDTYRVEITVENRGYLPTFVLASAKGLPFNAPLDAEAVAEEGLQVTPPHEARRDVGHLEGWGRGLDASLGFVVQQHARGNVSRRTVSWVVSGRGFLTVRVRSCRTGLIERRFHVGSDSRP; from the coding sequence GTGGACGACAACCCGCTGCAGATTCTCGATTCGCTCTATCGAGGTTTTCGCGAGAGCTACCTTCGCTACACCTTTTTGACCGCGCAGGTGCACGCGTGGGCCTTCCGCTTTCCGGAGTTGGTTCGCGTGCAATCCATCGGCAAATCGCTCGAGGGCCGCGATCTCTGGCTTCTCATCATCGGCCCCGATCCCGATCGCGTGCGCCCCGCCGTGTGGGTCGATGGGAACATGCACGCGGGCGAGGTGTGCGGCTCCAGCGTGGCGCTCGCCATCGCCGAGGACGTGATCCGCATGCACCTCACCCCACCGGATCAGCGCGATCCGCATGGCCTGCCCCCGCACCTCCGAGCCATTGCGACCGATGTTCTCTTCTACGTGCTCCCGCGCATGTCGCCCGACGGCGCCGAGGCCGTGCTCACCGAAGGGCGCTACGTCCGCTCCAACCCGCGCAACCGCCGGCCCGAGCGGCACCAAATCCCGCACTGGGTCTACCGCGATCTCGACGGCGATGGTCTCACCTTGGCCATGCGCCAGCGCGACGAAACCGGTGAATTCGTCGAGTCGAAGGATTTCCCCGGCCTGATGCTCCCGCGCCAGCTCGAAGACGAGGGCCCCTTCTACAAGATGTACCCCGAGGGCATCATCGAGCCCTTCGACGGTGTCACCATCCCCGATCCCGGCTACCTGACGGACACCGACACGGATCTCAATCGGAACTTCCCCTGGTCGTGGGTGCCGGATGCCGAACAGGCGGGGGCTGGCGCCTTTCCCACCAGCGAGCCCGAATCGCGCGCCATCGTCGCCTTCGCCTCGGAGCACCCGGAGATCTTCGCCTGGCTCAACCTCCATACCTTTGGAGGCGCCTTCCTGCGTCCGTTGGGCACGGCCCCGGACAAGAAGATGAACCCTTCCGATCTGGCGGTTTACCAGCAGATCGGTGCGTGGTGCGAAAAGTTCACGGGCTACCCCATGGTGTCGGTGTTCGAGGAGTTCCTCTACTCGCCCGACACCGTTCTGCACGGCGACCTCGCCGCATTCGGCTACCACCAGCGCGGCGCCATTGCGTACGTCTGCGAGCTCTGGGACTTTTTCGCGCAGGTCGGCCTGGAGCGCAAACGGCCCTTCATCCTGCGCTATTCGCAGATCTCGCGCGAGGAGTTCGTCCAGATTGCGCGCTGGGATCGCGAGCACAATCAGTCGCGCATCCTGCGGCCATGGCGCACCTTCCAGCATCCGCAGCTCGGCGAGGTGGAAATCGGCGGGCGCGATCCGCGTGTGGGCATCCAGAATCCACCGTACGAGCGCCTTGCGGAAATCTGCACCAACCAGGCGGCCGCCCTTTTCCGCGTGGCCGCCCTCGCGCCGCGCATCGTCCTTGGCGAGCCCCAGATCACGCGCCTCGGCGAGGACACCTACCGCGTGGAAATCACCGTGGAAAACCGCGGATACTTGCCCACCTTCGTGCTCGCGTCGGCCAAGGGCCTCCCGTTCAATGCACCGCTCGACGCCGAGGCCGTCGCCGAAGAGGGCCTGCAGGTCACCCCGCCCCACGAGGCACGCCGCGACGTCGGCCATCTCGAAGGATGGGGCCGCGGCCTCGACGCGTCGCTCGGCTTCGTGGTCCAGCAGCATGCGCGCGGAAATGTCTCCCGCCGGACCGTCTCCTGGGTCGTCTCCGGACGCGGTTTCCTGACGGTTCGCGTGCGGAGTTGCCGCACCGGGCTCATCGAGCGAAGATTCCACGTGGGGAGCGACTCGCGTCCATAA